A segment of the Synechococcus sp. CBW1002 genome:
GCGATGGCCCTGGGACTGGGGATCTCCCTGTTGATTTACCTGATGCTGCAACTGGCCTTTCTCGTCGCGGTGCCCCCCGACCAGCTCTCCGCCGGTTGGGCCGCGCTCCGCCTCAGCGCCCACGGCGGACCGCTGGTGGCCCTGGCCCTTGGCTTGGGCCTGGGCTGGGTCGGCCGACTGCTGCTTCTGGATGCAGTGGTGTCACCCACGGCCACCGCCATGGCCTACATGGGGGCCGCCTCTCGGGTGGGCTGGATGATGGGGCGCTGCGGTCTGCTGCCCAACGTGCTCGGCCGGATCAATCGCCAGGCCGTGCCGTCGGTGGCTCTGCTGATCTCTCTCATCCTGGGCATCGGCATGCTGCTGATCGGGCCCGGGTGGCAGAACGTGGTGAGTCTTCTCACGGCCACCCTGGTGATTGCCCTGGCCATGGGCCCGGTCAGCCTGGCCGCCCTGCGCATCCAGCTCCCGGCCACCTTTCGGCCCTACCGACTTCCCTGCGCCGGGCTCTGGTGCCCGCTGGCCTTCGTGCTGGCTACCTGGGCGATCAGCTGGTGCGGCACCACCTCCCTGCGCGGTGCCGTGCTGATCGTGCTGCTGCCGGCGATCGGCTTTGTGTGGCTGGCCCTCCAGGGCCGGCAGCCTGGGCAACACCATGGGGCTGTGCAGACCGGCGAACAAACCGACGAGCAGCCCCACGCCCCGCTCAACCTGCTCCAGGGGCTGTGGTGGTTCCTTTATCTCGGTGGCTTGGTGGCCATCACCGCCCGGCCGCTCCCGCTCGCCGCCCAGCTGATCCTGCTGGGGGCCTGGGCGCTGCTGGTGTTCCCGCTGGCAGTGCGTTCGCGCTTGTCGGTGGTGTCGCCCTGGGCAAGGATCGGAACCGACTG
Coding sequences within it:
- a CDS encoding APC family permease, which translates into the protein MSDTGLSRQLGLRSMTLAVVTSTIGSGWLFAPFYAARFSGPAALGAWLLGGLLAFALALVFAELGALVTSSGALAQIPLLSHGRTAGFIGGWCAWVSYLALPSIEVMAVMQYLASSAPWLTADEGAGQVLSGAGLALASLLLVVLAWINLAGVGWLARWIDGLTSWKLVVPLVVSITLMLRSGHWTNLVPVAQPAGATLEGMVRAISSGGILFSLLGFRTAMDLAGEARQPQRTVPVAMALGLGISLLIYLMLQLAFLVAVPPDQLSAGWAALRLSAHGGPLVALALGLGLGWVGRLLLLDAVVSPTATAMAYMGAASRVGWMMGRCGLLPNVLGRINRQAVPSVALLISLILGIGMLLIGPGWQNVVSLLTATLVIALAMGPVSLAALRIQLPATFRPYRLPCAGLWCPLAFVLATWAISWCGTTSLRGAVLIVLLPAIGFVWLALQGRQPGQHHGAVQTGEQTDEQPHAPLNLLQGLWWFLYLGGLVAITARPLPLAAQLILLGAWALLVFPLAVRSRLSVVSPWARIGTD